The DNA sequence TGTTTCGGCCCAGCATCCGCTTGATATGGTGGCTTTGCCAAAAATTTTTAAACAAAAGACAGTGCCGTATATTTTTGATCCCGGTCAGCAAACCTCTTCGTTGACTGGCGGCCAGCTTAAAACGGCAATCAGTGGCAGTAAAGTGTTGATCGGTAACGATTATGAAATAAGTCTAATTTTAAAAAAGACCGGCTGGAGTTTAAAAAATATTTTAAAGCGTACGGAAATGCTAGTCACTACTTTGGGGCCTGCCGGTTCAGAAATTAGGCGGGGAAATGAAGTTTATAAAATTAAGCCGGCTAAACCAAAAAACAATCTTGACCCGACCGGGGCGGGGGATGCATATCGCGCAGGCCTAATTAAGGGTTTAATTGCCGGTTGGGATTTGAAAAAAACTGGTCAGTTAGCCGGGTTGGTAGCGGTTTATACTGTTGAGCAATACGGGACGCAGACACATCGGTTCAGCTTGGCCGAGCTCAAACAAAGATATACGTTAAATTTTAAAGATCTTTTATAAATAATTTGAATTTTTTGTTTGATGTATGTGTATCGACAAAACAATTTAAAATAGCTATACTTATTCAGTATGAAATACGACGTAACATCACTTAATTTAGCCCCTCAGGGCAAAAAGCGCATTGAGTGGGCCGAAAACTCAATGCCGGTTTTGGCCGAAATCAAAAAACGGTTTAGTAAAACTAAACCATTAAAGGGTTTACGAGTTTCTTGTTGTTTGCACGTCACAACTGAAACGGCAAACTTAGTGCGAACATTAAAAGCTGGCGGCGCCGATGTTTTGCTGTGTGCCTCCAATCCGCTTTCTACTCAAGACGATGTAGCGGCCAGTTTAGTCAAGGATTATAACATTAAAGTATTTGCTCGGTTTGGCGAAAATCGTGCAGTATATTATCGTCATCTTGAAGCGGCAATTCAGCACCGGCCGGATATTACTATGGATGACGGTGCTGATTTGTTGTCGCTGCTACATACCAAATTTAAAAAGCAGGCTTTTACAGTCAAAGGCTCAATGGAAGAAACGACGACCGGCGTGATCCGTCTTAAAGCATTAGAAAAAGAAGGTAAATTAATGGTGCCGATTATCGCAGTCAACGACGCTAAGACAAAAAATTTGTTTGATAATCGCTACGGTACCGGACAGTCAACACTTGACGGAATCGTTCGGGCAACCGACATTTTATTGGCTGGAAAAAATATTGTTGTGGCCGGGTATGGCTGGTG is a window from the Candidatus Buchananbacteria bacterium genome containing:
- a CDS encoding carbohydrate kinase family protein, which codes for MKNKILVTGSVAYDRIMDFPGFFKNEILPEKLHILNVSFLVKELKESFGGTAGNIAYNLSLLGLKPSILAHVGVRDFILYEAWLRRNKIDFSQIKILPGQHTASAYIITDRADNQIAGFFPGAMSKPVSGKNFSVRDVMLAIVSAQHPLDMVALPKIFKQKTVPYIFDPGQQTSSLTGGQLKTAISGSKVLIGNDYEISLILKKTGWSLKNILKRTEMLVTTLGPAGSEIRRGNEVYKIKPAKPKNNLDPTGAGDAYRAGLIKGLIAGWDLKKTGQLAGLVAVYTVEQYGTQTHRFSLAELKQRYTLNFKDLL
- a CDS encoding adenosylhomocysteinase — its product is MKYDVTSLNLAPQGKKRIEWAENSMPVLAEIKKRFSKTKPLKGLRVSCCLHVTTETANLVRTLKAGGADVLLCASNPLSTQDDVAASLVKDYNIKVFARFGENRAVYYRHLEAAIQHRPDITMDDGADLLSLLHTKFKKQAFTVKGSMEETTTGVIRLKALEKEGKLMVPIIAVNDAKTKNLFDNRYGTGQSTLDGIVRATDILLAGKNIVVAGYGWCGRGFAMRARGMGANVIVTEVDPIKAVEAAMDGFMVMPMNKAAGIGDLFCTLTGDIHVIRQEHFKKMKDGAIVCNSGHFDVEIDIPALKKLSRKVNKNVRNFVDEYILKNGRKIYLLGEGRLINLAAAEGHPASVMDMSFATQALATEYVQKNYKTMQNKVYYIPERIENWIATAKLKSMGIGIDKLTPEQEKYLASWEIGT